The following are from one region of the Anaeropeptidivorans aminofermentans genome:
- a CDS encoding S-layer homology domain-containing protein — MKKMIRQAFAVSLALILTGNTMVFGASRFSDVPESHWAYSSIIKIADKGIMVGGTSGEYKPNNPIDKFDTSRILAVAAGYKYTNLTDAEKAEYNNAYEKNKGIFNSYKASFTKWNSSADKEIAYLLEKGIYTESDLAQFVIKNDNRENLRALSRQEAAVFLVRLIGKTNEALSANYSDTFSDDGKISQSVKPYVYYLKNKGVLAGDTTNSFNPNSAVTRAAMAVMLDKTLSIKENPDSANNNTSNSSNTDSESIQVETITGTIERVHTSLSAIQVKYSGGDIKIHKIDNTAKVTVDGAAKSILELKEGMKLEALSKNGTLIEVKATSSSSPSSGSETQTGTNENNNTSQNNSSQTSKTTVDQEMKNDGISEMELRTVAGTIVDAKSLTGGNKLITIEVKIISPTGGIISEGQNYTVTSGTKITRGYKDTDFSTVAKNDIVKAKVYGNKVYYLELEEKSRQLTGTVVDKRTESVLGTQYYQVEDKSGNVYEFVVNNDTVLRRKEMGEVKFGDIRIGDTIDLISEYANIVEAYAYGSKGYSEGIIKELHITSGGTYIMLMDDTGKTEKYYVIEGAFDVYTLRVNSRVRLKLDSKEVEAVSILQEAKANYYTGYISSISTRYFILRSTYGNTSDTIKVYYDSNTIVTDSIAGDTVSVGSLYNNMKVYVTFSDSENNARTITILSK; from the coding sequence ATGAAAAAAATGATCAGGCAGGCTTTTGCTGTGTCTCTTGCGCTTATATTAACGGGGAATACGATGGTTTTCGGTGCCTCGAGGTTCAGTGACGTTCCTGAAAGCCATTGGGCTTACAGCTCTATTATAAAAATTGCAGACAAAGGAATCATGGTAGGTGGAACATCGGGAGAGTATAAGCCCAATAATCCTATTGATAAATTTGATACTTCAAGGATACTTGCCGTTGCGGCAGGATATAAATATACGAATCTTACCGATGCGGAAAAAGCCGAATATAACAATGCCTATGAGAAAAACAAAGGGATTTTCAATAGCTATAAGGCATCCTTTACAAAGTGGAATTCCTCAGCCGACAAGGAAATAGCCTATCTTCTTGAAAAAGGCATATATACAGAAAGTGACCTTGCTCAATTTGTGATTAAAAATGACAATAGGGAAAATTTAAGGGCTCTTTCAAGACAGGAAGCAGCAGTATTTCTCGTAAGGCTCATAGGAAAGACCAATGAAGCTTTAAGCGCAAACTATAGCGATACATTTTCAGACGACGGCAAAATAAGCCAGTCTGTAAAGCCTTATGTATATTATTTAAAAAATAAGGGCGTATTGGCAGGGGATACAACCAACAGCTTTAACCCCAACAGTGCTGTTACCAGGGCTGCCATGGCGGTTATGCTTGATAAAACATTAAGTATTAAAGAAAACCCAGATTCTGCCAATAACAATACAAGCAATTCCTCCAATACAGATTCAGAAAGCATTCAGGTAGAAACCATAACAGGAACCATTGAAAGAGTGCATACTTCTTTAAGTGCCATTCAGGTAAAATATTCCGGCGGCGACATAAAGATACATAAAATCGATAATACGGCAAAGGTAACTGTTGACGGAGCGGCGAAGAGCATATTAGAGCTTAAGGAAGGCATGAAGCTTGAAGCCCTTTCTAAAAACGGAACATTAATAGAAGTAAAAGCGACGTCTTCTTCCAGTCCAAGCTCAGGAAGCGAGACCCAGACAGGAACAAATGAAAATAACAATACATCTCAGAATAACAGCTCTCAGACATCAAAAACTACTGTTGACCAAGAGATGAAAAACGACGGCATATCAGAAATGGAGCTTAGGACTGTTGCGGGAACAATTGTCGATGCTAAATCCTTAACCGGCGGAAATAAATTGATTACCATAGAAGTTAAAATTATAAGCCCTACAGGAGGCATCATCTCTGAGGGCCAGAACTACACCGTAACCTCAGGCACTAAAATAACAAGAGGGTATAAGGATACGGACTTTTCCACAGTAGCTAAAAATGACATTGTAAAAGCCAAGGTATATGGAAACAAGGTGTATTATCTTGAGCTTGAAGAAAAAAGCAGGCAGCTTACAGGAACAGTTGTTGACAAGCGTACGGAAAGCGTTCTTGGTACTCAGTATTATCAGGTAGAGGACAAGTCCGGCAATGTATATGAGTTTGTGGTAAATAACGATACGGTCCTTAGAAGAAAGGAAATGGGCGAGGTTAAATTCGGCGATATAAGAATAGGCGATACCATTGACCTTATATCGGAATACGCTAATATCGTAGAAGCCTATGCCTACGGAAGCAAAGGCTATTCCGAAGGCATCATCAAAGAGCTTCACATTACAAGCGGCGGAACTTATATCATGCTTATGGACGATACGGGAAAGACTGAAAAATATTATGTTATCGAGGGCGCCTTTGATGTATATACCCTTAGGGTAAATTCCAGAGTAAGGCTTAAGCTTGATTCCAAGGAAGTAGAAGCCGTAAGTATTTTACAGGAAGCAAAGGCCAATTATTATACAGGCTATATCAGCAGCATAAGCACAAGATATTTTATACTTAGGTCAACCTATGGAAACACCAGCGACACTATAAAGGTTTATTACGACAGCAATACCATCGTTACCGACTCTATTGCAGGGGATACCGTTTCAGTAGGAAGCCTTTATAATAACATGAAGGTTTATGTAACATTTTCCGATTCGGAAAATAATGCAAGAACAATAACTATTCTTTCTAAATAG
- a CDS encoding aminoglycoside phosphotransferase family protein, which yields MHNEFETEKKQIGMGKQAAVYLYDGFAYKVYKPPYPVTWIEYEIENQQKLCKTNLPVVNYFKTEDPYVIKMDYIDGISLGERIKSQGYKQGVEDLIRLQKEIHLIQNIDLPKITERFFSQLEKIDYENKYKTLGLKLLKEIEDKDSLCHLDFHFNNVMFSNDRYFIIDWVNIGVCNPIFDFARTYVILYEYVNRMSQKYLSLLKKDKSIETKDLYKAIYIMALLRTAEGAGPRVYDLIEKTYDMVLQNE from the coding sequence ATGCACAATGAATTTGAAACCGAAAAGAAGCAAATAGGCATGGGAAAACAGGCAGCAGTTTATCTTTACGATGGCTTTGCATATAAAGTCTATAAGCCGCCTTATCCGGTAACATGGATTGAATATGAAATTGAAAATCAACAAAAATTATGCAAAACCAATCTGCCGGTCGTCAATTATTTTAAAACGGAAGACCCTTATGTTATTAAGATGGATTATATTGACGGAATCTCCTTGGGAGAAAGGATAAAAAGTCAAGGCTATAAGCAAGGCGTAGAAGATTTAATCCGCCTTCAAAAAGAGATTCATTTAATTCAAAATATTGACTTACCTAAAATAACCGAAAGATTTTTTAGTCAGCTTGAAAAAATAGATTATGAGAATAAATATAAAACCCTCGGATTGAAGCTGCTTAAGGAAATAGAAGATAAAGACAGCCTTTGCCACCTTGATTTTCATTTTAATAATGTCATGTTTTCAAATGACCGATATTTTATCATAGACTGGGTTAATATAGGCGTCTGCAATCCTATTTTCGATTTTGCAAGAACCTACGTAATTTTATATGAATACGTCAACAGAATGAGCCAGAAGTATCTTTCCTTATTAAAAAAAGATAAATCAATAGAAACAAAAGACCTGTATAAAGCAATCTATATCATGGCTTTGCTTAGAACAGCCGAAGGCGCAGGACCCCGGGTATACGACTTAATTGAGAAAACCTATGATATGGTTTTGCAGAATGAATAG
- a CDS encoding GntR family transcriptional regulator has protein sequence MSNMEININEYLPLRDVVFKNIRDAILSGSLKPNERLMEKELADRLGVSRTPVREALRKLELEGFIEIIPRKGAIVKQVTSKEIKDVLEIRSVLEALAAKSACLKITENEKAQLLKAKEEFENAVRSNNVDLMAQKDVEFHDIIFNATKNERLMQIINNLREQIYRYRITYLYDKKYLENIVKEHVEIYSAIVNKNVDGAEKSSMDHINNQQKAITNSLMM, from the coding sequence ATGAGCAATATGGAAATAAATATAAATGAGTATCTGCCCTTAAGAGATGTTGTTTTTAAAAATATAAGAGATGCAATATTAAGCGGCTCTCTTAAGCCCAATGAAAGGCTTATGGAAAAGGAGCTTGCCGACAGGCTGGGCGTAAGCCGTACTCCTGTTAGGGAAGCTTTAAGAAAGCTGGAGCTTGAAGGCTTCATAGAAATCATTCCGAGGAAAGGCGCAATCGTTAAGCAGGTTACAAGCAAAGAAATAAAAGACGTATTGGAAATAAGAAGCGTTCTTGAGGCCCTTGCGGCAAAAAGCGCCTGCTTAAAAATCACAGAAAACGAAAAGGCTCAGCTTTTAAAGGCCAAAGAGGAATTTGAAAATGCCGTTCGCTCAAACAATGTGGACCTTATGGCTCAAAAGGACGTGGAATTCCACGACATTATATTTAATGCAACTAAAAATGAAAGACTTATGCAAATAATAAATAATCTTAGAGAGCAAATATACAGATACAGAATAACCTATCTCTACGATAAAAAATATCTTGAAAACATTGTTAAAGAACATGTGGAAATATATAGCGCAATCGTCAATAAGAACGTTGACGGAGCTGAAAAATCTTCAATGGACCATATAAACAATCAACAGAAGGCAATTACGAATTCTCTTATGATGTAA
- the ispE gene encoding 4-(cytidine 5'-diphospho)-2-C-methyl-D-erythritol kinase translates to MDYINVSANAKINIALDVLGKRPDGYHDLRSVMQTIDLKDNIYIRKIFTPKIKIVSNVRFLPTDERNLCHKACKALFDKYNPDFGVYIEIDKNIPVSAGLGGGSADCAATLIGVKELLKFPVSYNELLDIGKTLGADVPFCMEKGTMLAEGIGDRLTRLTDHPPVYILLAKPNVSVSTAKVFSNLVIEDIKRRPDMEAVISAINRKDLKAIAENLSNVLETVTIKEYPMIEHIKRRMTELGALSALMSGSGPTVFGYFENKENAWEALKQIKSEFRLREIFVSGIS, encoded by the coding sequence ATGGATTATATAAACGTATCGGCAAATGCTAAGATTAATATTGCTCTTGATGTTTTAGGCAAGCGGCCTGACGGTTACCATGATTTAAGGTCGGTTATGCAGACGATAGACTTAAAGGACAATATCTATATAAGAAAAATATTTACCCCTAAAATAAAAATAGTATCCAATGTGCGGTTTTTACCTACAGATGAAAGAAATCTTTGCCATAAAGCCTGCAAGGCGCTTTTTGATAAGTATAATCCCGATTTTGGGGTATATATAGAAATAGATAAGAATATACCTGTGTCTGCGGGGTTAGGGGGAGGAAGCGCAGATTGCGCCGCTACCCTTATAGGGGTTAAGGAGCTTTTGAAGTTTCCTGTATCCTATAATGAGCTTTTGGATATTGGAAAGACCCTCGGGGCAGACGTTCCTTTCTGTATGGAAAAGGGAACCATGCTTGCCGAAGGCATCGGTGATAGGCTTACAAGGCTTACAGACCATCCTCCAGTATATATTCTGCTTGCAAAACCCAATGTAAGCGTTTCAACGGCGAAGGTTTTTTCAAACCTTGTTATTGAAGACATTAAAAGAAGACCGGATATGGAGGCCGTCATATCCGCCATAAACAGAAAAGACTTAAAGGCAATAGCTGAAAACCTCAGTAACGTTTTGGAAACAGTCACTATAAAAGAATATCCCATGATAGAGCATATAAAAAGAAGAATGACAGAGCTTGGCGCCCTATCTGCTTTAATGAGCGGCAGCGGTCCTACGGTATTCGGATATTTTGAAAATAAAGAAAATGCGTGGGAAGCATTAAAGCAAATAAAATCGGAATTCAGGCTTAGAGAAATATTCGTTTCAGGAATATCCTAG
- a CDS encoding YitT family protein: MIFKKIMSAMGIDSFKDFLIINFGIIIISVGLHFFRNPNKFALGGINGVSIVLNYFYPNLPVGSLMFLLNIIFLFLGFIFLGKTFVMKTLYVSNAITFMVMGLEHFMPVVTPLTNQKLLELVYSVFLPGIGVAFIYNYGAATGGTDIIAQIISKLFKIRLSISLLICDFFIALSAGYIYGMEICLLILTGLMMNSFVVDSFLENLNLRKIVVIISNKNQEIEQFICNEIKRGATVHKARGAINREERDVITTVLNRSQAKRLQDYIKGIDPEAFITISNSSKIIGLGFGSFE, from the coding sequence ATGATTTTCAAAAAAATTATGTCTGCTATGGGAATTGACAGCTTTAAAGATTTTTTAATAATAAACTTCGGAATTATCATTATTTCCGTAGGGCTGCACTTTTTCAGAAACCCGAATAAATTTGCCCTTGGCGGCATAAACGGTGTTTCAATCGTCCTTAATTATTTTTATCCGAATCTTCCCGTAGGCTCTTTAATGTTTCTTTTAAATATTATTTTCCTGTTTCTCGGCTTTATCTTTTTAGGGAAAACCTTTGTTATGAAAACGCTGTATGTTTCTAATGCCATAACCTTTATGGTTATGGGCCTTGAACATTTCATGCCTGTAGTTACGCCTCTTACAAATCAGAAGCTTCTGGAACTTGTTTACAGCGTATTCCTCCCAGGGATAGGCGTAGCCTTTATCTATAATTACGGCGCCGCAACCGGAGGCACAGATATCATCGCTCAAATCATAAGCAAGCTTTTTAAAATACGCTTAAGCATAAGCCTTTTAATATGCGATTTTTTCATAGCGCTTTCAGCAGGATATATATACGGCATGGAAATATGCCTTTTGATTCTTACAGGCCTTATGATGAATTCCTTTGTGGTTGACAGCTTCCTTGAAAATCTTAATTTGAGAAAAATCGTCGTTATCATAAGCAATAAAAATCAGGAGATTGAGCAGTTCATCTGCAATGAAATAAAAAGGGGCGCAACCGTACATAAGGCAAGGGGCGCCATAAACCGTGAAGAAAGAGACGTTATAACAACCGTCCTTAACAGGAGCCAGGCAAAACGCCTTCAAGACTATATAAAGGGAATAGACCCGGAAGCCTTCATAACCATATCAAATTCATCTAAAATTATAGGTCTTGGCTTCGGAAGCTTTGAATAA
- a CDS encoding 5'-methylthioadenosine/adenosylhomocysteine nucleosidase: protein MKTIGIIGAMDEEVSYLKSLLEMVSVKNILGMDFAIGKMASKSVVIVRSGIGKVNAAICAQVLVDMYGVDYIINTGVAGALGKGISVGDIVISKDLVHHDFDSTAFGGYEPGEIPRLNKVFFEADEDLIEIALKASAEAAPNSKAYTGRIASGDQFISSNEQKEKIISRFKPLCVEMEGAAIAQTAYLNKIPFIVIRAMSDSSEDGAAASYEKNKDFVAKVCAEIVEKMIAEI from the coding sequence ATGAAGACCATAGGTATTATTGGCGCTATGGATGAAGAGGTTTCTTATTTAAAGTCACTTCTTGAGATGGTCAGTGTAAAGAATATCCTGGGCATGGATTTTGCCATAGGAAAAATGGCTTCAAAGAGCGTAGTCATCGTAAGAAGCGGAATCGGCAAGGTTAACGCCGCAATCTGCGCTCAGGTTCTTGTTGATATGTATGGAGTGGATTATATAATAAATACAGGAGTTGCCGGAGCCTTAGGGAAGGGAATTTCCGTAGGCGATATTGTAATATCTAAAGACCTTGTTCATCACGATTTTGATTCAACAGCCTTCGGAGGATATGAGCCGGGGGAAATACCGAGGCTGAATAAGGTGTTTTTTGAAGCTGATGAAGACCTTATTGAAATTGCTTTGAAAGCTTCCGCAGAGGCGGCGCCTAATTCCAAGGCCTATACAGGCCGCATCGCCTCAGGCGATCAGTTTATATCGAGCAATGAGCAAAAAGAAAAGATAATATCCAGATTTAAACCTCTTTGCGTGGAAATGGAAGGGGCGGCCATTGCTCAGACGGCTTACCTTAATAAAATCCCCTTTATTGTTATAAGGGCAATGAGTGATTCCTCCGAAGACGGGGCAGCGGCATCATACGAAAAGAACAAGGATTTTGTAGCGAAGGTATGTGCTGAAATAGTAGAAAAGATGATTGCAGAAATTTAA
- a CDS encoding helix-turn-helix domain-containing protein, producing the protein MKNDGSLSVKLFNNVDIMYEGKSIFKEKQLTAKLKSLLQYFLINHSNVCKPDKIIEDIWPDNEYNERKKVLQTYVHRLRNAFSKDNAFNMDFSDKISIINSKGNYIFNVSDDIVFDTDILVELAKETEGIEDYQELINMTKRLGAVYDGHFLQDCPQEKMAIRQRNYYLQIYCGAIANILEKLRDMEKYDDIISICESFFKLEELDNLINTIFLSTLIKTQQINYAVRHYSYLEDKMKTTYGIPMPAELTAIIKDCGNVDFKASEEKLDPEDQMKSMISNLISERLRDAQVVYSFAQITLKTKKDKNIDGSIIEIMLKNSLRKNDMYTIISSKSAMALLYELKEEHFNTIKQRIISYISRNYSPDEMTVEVEIWPVTNIL; encoded by the coding sequence ATGAAAAACGACGGTAGCTTAAGTGTCAAATTATTCAACAACGTGGACATAATGTATGAGGGGAAAAGCATTTTTAAGGAAAAACAGCTTACCGCCAAGTTAAAGTCCCTGCTCCAATATTTTCTTATTAATCATTCAAATGTTTGCAAGCCGGATAAAATTATTGAGGATATATGGCCGGACAATGAATATAACGAAAGAAAAAAGGTCTTACAGACCTATGTTCATAGACTCCGGAACGCTTTTTCAAAGGACAATGCCTTTAATATGGATTTTTCTGACAAGATATCCATAATAAACTCTAAAGGAAATTATATTTTTAATGTGTCAGACGACATCGTATTTGATACGGATATTCTTGTGGAGCTTGCGAAGGAAACGGAAGGCATTGAAGATTATCAAGAGCTTATAAACATGACAAAGAGACTTGGAGCAGTGTATGACGGTCATTTTCTTCAGGATTGTCCCCAGGAAAAAATGGCTATCCGCCAGAGAAATTACTATCTTCAAATTTACTGCGGTGCTATAGCCAATATATTGGAAAAACTGAGGGATATGGAAAAGTATGACGACATCATATCCATCTGCGAGAGCTTTTTTAAGCTTGAGGAGCTTGATAATCTTATTAATACGATATTTTTAAGCACTCTTATTAAAACCCAGCAGATAAATTATGCTGTGCGCCATTACAGCTATCTTGAAGACAAAATGAAAACTACATACGGCATACCGATGCCGGCGGAGCTTACGGCAATCATAAAGGATTGCGGAAATGTTGATTTTAAAGCTTCTGAAGAAAAGTTGGACCCTGAAGACCAAATGAAATCCATGATCAGTAACCTTATAAGCGAAAGATTGAGAGATGCTCAGGTGGTATATTCCTTCGCCCAGATTACATTAAAAACGAAGAAAGATAAAAACATTGACGGCAGCATAATTGAAATAATGCTTAAAAACTCCCTAAGAAAAAATGATATGTATACGATCATAAGTTCAAAATCGGCTATGGCGTTACTTTATGAATTGAAAGAGGAGCATTTTAACACAATAAAACAGAGAATCATAAGCTATATTAGCAGAAATTATTCTCCTGATGAAATGACTGTCGAAGTAGAAATATGGCCCGTAACCAATATACTATAG
- a CDS encoding DUF1492 domain-containing protein has translation MNEKDLDQYFFIVKEIKTLNNDINELLKEERPESKENIDRIVKLLNDRLEVMVDLREKIENYINSIEDGDIRLIMRLRHISKMTWEEIGDEIYMSSSGVFKKYKKFLKKTS, from the coding sequence ATGAACGAAAAGGACTTGGACCAATATTTTTTTATTGTAAAGGAAATAAAAACTTTAAATAATGATATAAATGAATTGCTTAAAGAGGAAAGGCCTGAAAGCAAGGAAAATATTGATAGAATAGTAAAGCTTTTAAATGATAGACTGGAAGTTATGGTAGATTTAAGAGAAAAAATCGAGAATTACATAAATTCCATTGAGGACGGAGACATCCGCCTTATTATGCGCCTGAGACATATTTCAAAAATGACTTGGGAAGAAATAGGCGATGAAATTTATATGAGCTCTTCCGGGGTTTTTAAAAAATATAAAAAATTCTTGAAAAAAACTTCTTAA
- a CDS encoding cell wall hydrolase — MLGIEILSKEMNIINIKYLKSAIISIALIGVVFCGSVYADDLTRPEYKIILDRKLTSIKYEKKGSSYFVPLRYVAEYYGAEVRWSKTDGVKIVYNAKEYNPNYYLSGSTAMINLWDIKTFLGLNSSFNDEFNIVSISREKNAWLSPEEIKGILPKYSGYTKEDLNWMAKIIHAEANGEPYEAKIAVGNVILNRKASPAYPDTVKNVIFDRKNGIQFSPTANGSIYNEPSTASFLAAVEVLEGKRNADGALFFINPRYAQSTWVSRNRKFAFTLKNHDFYY; from the coding sequence ATGCTAGGTATAGAAATTTTATCTAAGGAGATGAATATTATTAATATTAAATATTTAAAATCCGCCATTATATCTATTGCCTTAATCGGCGTTGTTTTCTGCGGCAGTGTATACGCTGACGATTTAACAAGACCGGAGTATAAAATTATTCTTGATAGAAAGCTTACAAGTATAAAATATGAAAAAAAGGGCAGTTCATACTTTGTTCCTTTAAGATATGTGGCAGAATATTACGGAGCCGAGGTTCGCTGGAGTAAAACAGACGGCGTAAAAATAGTATATAATGCAAAGGAATACAATCCTAATTATTATTTAAGCGGCTCTACAGCAATGATAAATCTTTGGGATATAAAGACATTTCTAGGCCTTAATTCTTCTTTTAATGATGAATTTAATATTGTAAGCATTTCAAGAGAAAAAAATGCATGGCTTTCCCCTGAGGAAATAAAAGGCATACTGCCTAAGTATTCAGGATATACCAAAGAGGACCTTAACTGGATGGCAAAGATTATACACGCAGAAGCAAACGGAGAGCCTTACGAGGCCAAAATAGCCGTAGGAAACGTCATCTTAAACAGAAAAGCTTCACCGGCTTATCCCGATACGGTTAAAAACGTTATATTCGACAGGAAAAACGGCATACAATTTTCACCTACGGCAAACGGAAGCATCTATAACGAACCTTCAACAGCAAGCTTCCTTGCGGCGGTGGAAGTTCTTGAAGGAAAACGGAATGCCGATGGAGCTCTATTTTTCATAAATCCCCGGTACGCCCAGTCCACATGGGTAAGCCGCAACAGAAAATTTGCATTTACACTTAAAAATCATGACTTTTATTATTAA
- the rsmI gene encoding 16S rRNA (cytidine(1402)-2'-O)-methyltransferase, giving the protein MSGTLYICGTPIGNLKDITFRQLETLKEADFIACEDTRQTLKLLNHYDIKNRLISYHEHNIKQKGPELIGLLKEGNNIALVTDAGMPGISDPGGDLIRLCHEEGIKVTAAPGPTAVITALVLSGLDSSKYVFYGFLPKDKKEQKMILERLATEYMTSVFYEAPHRLLKTLKLFREYIGDDRRISTVRELTKLHEEILCLKIHEAIEYFSHNEPRGEFVLIVEGIGLEGLDSLKIEEAESMTIEEHMEKYMAQGIDKKEAMKLVAKDRGVSKSEIYNRIMKK; this is encoded by the coding sequence ATGAGCGGTACTTTATATATATGCGGCACCCCCATAGGAAATTTAAAAGACATTACTTTCAGACAGCTTGAAACCCTGAAAGAGGCCGATTTCATCGCCTGTGAGGATACAAGACAGACCCTGAAGCTTCTAAACCATTACGACATCAAAAACAGGCTTATAAGCTATCATGAGCATAATATAAAGCAAAAGGGCCCTGAGCTTATAGGGCTTTTGAAAGAAGGCAATAACATTGCCCTTGTAACTGATGCAGGCATGCCGGGGATTTCCGACCCCGGGGGCGATTTAATAAGGCTCTGCCACGAAGAAGGTATTAAGGTAACCGCCGCCCCAGGGCCGACGGCTGTCATAACGGCTTTGGTTCTTTCCGGCCTTGACTCTTCCAAATATGTATTTTACGGCTTTCTTCCTAAGGATAAAAAGGAACAGAAAATGATTTTAGAAAGACTTGCCACGGAATATATGACAAGCGTTTTTTATGAAGCCCCGCATAGGCTTTTAAAGACCCTTAAGCTCTTCAGGGAATATATCGGAGACGATAGAAGAATAAGCACCGTAAGAGAGCTTACAAAGCTTCATGAGGAAATCCTATGTCTTAAAATTCATGAGGCTATAGAATATTTTTCCCATAATGAGCCTAGAGGAGAATTTGTTCTTATTGTGGAAGGCATCGGCTTAGAAGGCCTTGACAGCCTGAAAATAGAAGAAGCCGAAAGCATGACCATAGAAGAGCATATGGAAAAATACATGGCTCAAGGCATAGATAAAAAAGAAGCCATGAAGCTTGTGGCAAAAGACAGAGGGGTAAGCAAAAGCGAAATATATAATAGGATTATGAAAAAATAA
- a CDS encoding tRNA1(Val) (adenine(37)-N6)-methyltransferase: MNENKVELYEDERLDDLHRSGYMLIQNPKRFCFGMDAVLLTGFAKIYEGDKVLDLGTGTGVIPILLSAKTKAEHFTALEIQEESISMAKRSVLYNNLTEKIDVIHGDIKDMDSLFKAGSFDAVTVNPPYMNGGGGIINDTSPKAIARHEILCTLEDIIKGSGRVLKFKGRLFMVHRPHRLTDILYYLRVYKLEPKTIQFVQPYKDKEPNMVLIEAVKGGGSMVKVKEPLIIYNQDGSYTEELIKIYYE; the protein is encoded by the coding sequence ATGAATGAAAACAAAGTCGAATTATACGAAGATGAGAGATTAGATGATCTTCACAGAAGCGGATATATGCTCATACAGAACCCTAAGCGGTTCTGTTTTGGCATGGACGCAGTTTTGCTTACGGGTTTTGCTAAGATATATGAAGGAGACAAGGTTCTCGATTTAGGAACAGGCACAGGAGTCATTCCCATTCTTCTTTCTGCAAAGACCAAGGCAGAGCATTTTACCGCCCTTGAAATACAGGAAGAAAGCATTTCCATGGCAAAAAGAAGTGTTCTCTATAACAATCTTACGGAAAAAATAGATGTAATCCATGGAGATATTAAGGATATGGACAGCCTCTTTAAAGCCGGCTCCTTTGACGCAGTAACCGTAAATCCCCCTTATATGAACGGCGGAGGCGGAATCATAAACGATACTTCCCCCAAAGCCATAGCCCGCCATGAAATATTATGCACTTTAGAAGATATTATTAAAGGCTCTGGAAGAGTGCTTAAGTTTAAAGGCCGGCTTTTTATGGTCCATAGGCCCCACCGGCTTACGGATATACTGTATTATTTAAGGGTATATAAGCTTGAGCCGAAGACAATCCAATTTGTTCAGCCCTATAAGGATAAAGAGCCGAATATGGTCTTGATAGAAGCCGTAAAAGGCGGCGGCTCTATGGTAAAGGTAAAAGAGCCTTTAATTATTTACAATCAGGACGGAAGCTATACAGAGGAGCTTATTAAAATATACTATGAATAG